From Deinococcus aquaticus, one genomic window encodes:
- a CDS encoding VOC family protein: protein MIRSAISSRVQVQGLHHVTIVGSTRQSALDFWEGVLGMPFVFEQPNLGNPAENHLYFDPGDGRLLTVFTDEGRVDAGRDAPREPGTVEHLAFNVSRATFQLAPARLRARGIEVLERDRGFMDSLYFRDPNGMKVELACYKFETPEGLRDADVLRRAYELRVARGDDYLSPEHLADAIEELLRR from the coding sequence ATGATCCGCAGCGCCATCAGCAGCAGGGTGCAGGTGCAGGGCCTGCATCACGTCACCATCGTCGGTTCCACCCGCCAGAGCGCACTGGACTTCTGGGAGGGCGTGCTGGGCATGCCGTTCGTGTTCGAGCAACCCAACCTCGGCAACCCGGCCGAGAACCACCTGTACTTCGACCCCGGCGACGGCCGCCTGCTGACCGTGTTCACCGACGAGGGCCGCGTGGACGCCGGGCGGGACGCGCCGCGCGAACCGGGGACCGTCGAGCACCTCGCGTTCAACGTGTCCCGCGCGACCTTCCAGCTGGCTCCCGCGCGGCTGCGCGCACGCGGCATTGAGGTACTGGAACGCGACCGGGGCTTCATGGATTCGCTGTACTTCCGCGACCCGAACGGCATGAAGGTCGAACTGGCCTGCTACAAGTTCGAGACGCCCGAGGGCCTGCGCGACGCGGACGTGCTGCGCCGCGCCTATGAACTGCGCGTAGCACGCGGCGACGACTACCTGAGCCCCGAACACCTCGCGGACGCCATCGAGGAATTGCTGCGCCGCTGA
- a CDS encoding YkoP family protein, producing the protein MASSHSPQERATHDRAAQGRLLRLALRAGVGGAWHGGHPGAPQVALLVPVADAGQLQAALTALVGTPATLLIPPALARLDPQGVRAAVQAGHELAGQGDPAGVTLLEAAAGQAVTDWAAPDSAAALRSLLARGLRPLPSTGERPEPGALRVVRPGDLDATLTAWRALGYRPVPLRDLPGRRAGTPRDLLTLAYTRVVEDRFARAHGVIDLTARVDAVMRVAPLDHAPSPLPLPPGTPTAELHLHSPRIVGLASRSVLGAYRAYQRSLKDVARALRERPELESAQAVFAVTLFHGPLEQAGFTLLDLPPARARWYGLGFRLLRGAYGTTRTPSEGTPKMAWLPREAFLRRYG; encoded by the coding sequence ATGGCCTCCTCTCACAGTCCGCAGGAACGCGCGACCCACGACCGCGCCGCACAGGGGCGGCTGCTGCGGCTGGCCCTGCGGGCCGGGGTGGGCGGCGCGTGGCACGGCGGGCATCCGGGCGCTCCGCAGGTGGCGCTGCTGGTGCCGGTCGCGGACGCCGGGCAGTTGCAGGCCGCCCTGACGGCGCTGGTGGGCACGCCGGCCACCCTGCTGATCCCTCCCGCCCTGGCCCGCCTGGACCCGCAGGGCGTGCGGGCGGCCGTGCAGGCCGGGCATGAACTGGCCGGCCAGGGCGACCCGGCCGGCGTGACCCTGCTGGAAGCTGCGGCCGGTCAGGCCGTCACGGACTGGGCCGCGCCGGACAGCGCCGCCGCCCTGCGCAGCCTGCTGGCCCGTGGGCTGCGGCCCCTGCCCAGCACCGGCGAGCGGCCCGAACCCGGAGCGCTGCGCGTCGTCAGGCCCGGTGACCTGGACGCGACCCTGACAGCGTGGCGGGCGCTGGGCTACCGGCCGGTGCCGCTGCGGGACCTGCCGGGCCGGCGGGCCGGCACGCCGCGCGACCTGCTGACCCTGGCGTACACCCGCGTGGTCGAGGACCGCTTCGCGCGCGCTCACGGCGTGATCGACCTGACCGCCCGCGTCGACGCGGTCATGCGGGTCGCGCCGCTGGATCACGCGCCCTCTCCCCTGCCCCTGCCGCCCGGCACGCCCACCGCCGAACTGCACCTGCACTCACCCCGGATCGTGGGGCTGGCGTCCCGCAGCGTGCTCGGCGCGTACCGGGCGTACCAGCGGAGCCTGAAGGACGTGGCCCGCGCGCTACGCGAACGCCCGGAACTGGAGTCTGCGCAGGCCGTGTTCGCCGTCACGCTGTTTCACGGACCGCTGGAACAGGCGGGCTTCACACTGCTGGACCTGCCACCCGCACGGGCCCGCTGGTACGGGCTGGGCTTCCGGCTGCTGCGTGGCGCGTACGGCACGACCAGAACGCCCAGCGAGGGCACGCCGAAGATGGCGTGGCTGCCCCGCGAGGCCTTCCTGCGCCGCTACGGCTGA
- a CDS encoding GAF domain-containing protein yields MSGHLPDRAGVALPPLPPGLSAASTVAQFAGLLAAYACRATHAHGVQVWVVTDGQLQAVAEEGRGLALSDGTLVSEALTGGTLLHEGMLAALPFGCGVLEFVGADPDGLHALLGTGPLLALAVEGVQAREARRGHGRIAETVEGLMRRLGGSLDLSEVLTVTAQSAALALGFRRAFVALFSELSDGGARTGEVFTHGFTQPFTGGIGVGPVTFETLVRRGEAIRFERGRDHESPLARGLRELNPETAVIAPLNARGQPLGLLYVDTTEHVPATEDDARIVLALAEQAALAIDNARLYGIETRKREAAEALREAGAALAGSLHLSETLERVLERAVTLFRADAAAVYEKQPDGRSINIRSAVGLSSEYMLRVKAKVGLGVTGRAVGEGTLIAAHDLTTENGGGSSRYTRQLLATHTYPYRGVISLPLRVGPNVFGALTLYWSAPLPLDSDDLALAGVFASQAGLAIENARLYEEEQLREREAGALLAISRMLGERPQGQPDDAALRDVIREATLALHAGRGLLALFPDATGSFPADTPPGPDSWRVTRCAAYNLHPPDASELADLSAQLGRGPRALTRRYALPVAGSALIVPLLTAQTDARTPLGFLYFDDPGRDLPGDRTLQLARSLADQIAQTLTRERLLAALEREEARYRQLAEGAHDLIISSDAHGVIDYANPAARTLLEPLTGPLTGANLLTLPTRDTQAALQVAWADAQARTSGSRAEIRIGPYHLEVRVGSVDHGRGVLTVSRDLSELQTLADEIARRGQALEAATSRQSELRSFLTLFTQAQEEERRRISRELHDDTAQVLTATTRRVARLARDLSGEQKARADDILLDLNAAIDGVRRFARNLRPSVLDDLGLLPALEWLATQALTTTRLEVSGADRRLSPATELTVFRLAQEALNNVDKHARAHTAAIRVAFGEPPQGGVRVAITDDGRGFTPEQAHAQAQAGHLGLLGLRERVTLAGGTLAVQSAPGEGTTLTFTLPG; encoded by the coding sequence GTGAGCGGTCACCTTCCGGACCGCGCTGGCGTGGCGCTGCCTCCGTTGCCACCCGGCCTGTCGGCAGCCTCCACGGTCGCGCAGTTTGCGGGCCTGCTGGCCGCCTACGCCTGCCGCGCCACGCACGCGCACGGCGTGCAGGTGTGGGTGGTCACGGACGGGCAGCTTCAGGCGGTCGCCGAGGAGGGGCGCGGGCTGGCCCTCAGTGACGGCACGCTGGTCAGCGAAGCCCTGACCGGCGGAACCCTCCTGCACGAAGGGATGCTGGCGGCCCTGCCGTTCGGGTGCGGGGTGCTGGAGTTCGTGGGAGCCGACCCGGACGGCCTGCACGCCCTGCTGGGAACCGGGCCGCTGCTGGCCCTGGCGGTCGAGGGTGTGCAGGCCCGCGAGGCCCGGCGCGGCCACGGGCGCATCGCCGAGACCGTGGAGGGCCTGATGCGCCGCCTGGGCGGCAGCCTGGACCTGTCCGAGGTGCTGACCGTCACGGCGCAGAGCGCCGCGCTGGCCCTGGGGTTCCGGCGGGCGTTCGTGGCGCTGTTCAGCGAACTCAGCGACGGCGGGGCGCGGACCGGGGAGGTCTTCACGCACGGGTTCACGCAGCCGTTCACGGGCGGGATCGGCGTGGGCCCCGTGACCTTCGAAACGCTGGTCCGCCGGGGCGAGGCGATCCGCTTTGAGCGTGGCCGCGACCACGAGTCGCCGCTGGCGCGCGGCCTGCGGGAACTGAACCCGGAAACGGCCGTCATCGCGCCCCTGAACGCGCGCGGGCAACCGCTGGGCCTGCTGTACGTGGACACCACCGAACACGTGCCCGCCACCGAGGACGACGCCCGCATCGTGCTGGCCCTGGCCGAGCAGGCCGCCCTGGCCATCGACAACGCCCGGCTGTACGGCATCGAGACCCGCAAGCGCGAGGCGGCCGAGGCGCTGCGCGAGGCGGGCGCGGCCCTGGCCGGCAGCCTGCACCTCAGCGAGACCCTGGAACGCGTGCTGGAACGCGCCGTGACCCTGTTCCGCGCGGACGCCGCCGCCGTGTACGAGAAACAACCGGACGGCCGCAGCATCAACATCCGCTCGGCGGTGGGCCTGAGCAGCGAGTACATGCTGCGCGTGAAAGCCAAGGTGGGCCTGGGCGTCACGGGCCGCGCGGTCGGGGAAGGCACCCTGATCGCCGCGCACGACCTGACCACCGAGAACGGCGGCGGCAGCAGCCGCTACACCCGGCAACTGCTGGCCACCCACACCTACCCGTACCGGGGCGTGATCAGCCTGCCGCTGCGGGTCGGTCCGAACGTGTTCGGCGCACTGACCCTGTACTGGTCGGCGCCGCTTCCGCTGGACAGTGACGACCTGGCGCTGGCCGGGGTGTTCGCCTCGCAGGCGGGCCTCGCCATCGAGAACGCCCGCCTGTACGAGGAAGAGCAGCTGCGCGAGCGCGAAGCCGGGGCGCTGCTGGCCATCAGCCGCATGCTGGGCGAACGCCCGCAGGGACAACCCGACGACGCTGCGCTGCGCGACGTGATCCGCGAGGCGACCCTGGCCCTGCACGCCGGACGCGGCCTGCTGGCCCTGTTCCCCGACGCCACCGGCAGTTTCCCGGCAGACACGCCGCCCGGCCCTGACAGCTGGCGCGTCACGCGTTGCGCGGCGTACAACCTGCACCCCCCGGACGCCTCCGAACTGGCCGACCTGAGCGCGCAACTCGGCCGCGGCCCCCGCGCCCTGACCCGCCGCTACGCCCTGCCCGTGGCTGGCAGCGCCCTGATCGTTCCGCTGCTGACCGCCCAGACCGACGCCCGCACGCCGCTGGGATTCCTGTACTTCGACGATCCGGGCCGCGACCTGCCGGGCGACCGCACCCTGCAACTGGCGCGCAGTCTGGCCGACCAGATCGCGCAGACCCTGACCCGCGAACGCCTGCTGGCCGCCCTGGAACGCGAGGAAGCCCGCTACCGGCAGCTGGCCGAGGGCGCGCACGACCTGATCATCAGCAGCGACGCGCACGGCGTGATCGACTACGCCAACCCGGCCGCCCGCACCCTGCTCGAACCCCTGACCGGCCCGCTGACCGGCGCGAACCTCCTGACCCTCCCCACCCGCGACACGCAGGCGGCCCTGCAGGTCGCGTGGGCCGACGCGCAGGCCCGCACCAGCGGCAGCCGCGCCGAGATCCGCATCGGCCCGTACCACCTGGAAGTCCGGGTGGGCAGCGTGGACCACGGGCGCGGCGTGCTGACCGTCAGCCGCGACCTGAGCGAACTGCAGACCCTGGCCGACGAGATCGCGCGGCGCGGGCAGGCGCTGGAAGCCGCCACCAGCCGCCAGAGCGAACTGCGCAGCTTCCTGACCCTGTTCACGCAGGCGCAGGAGGAAGAACGCCGCCGCATCAGCCGCGAACTGCACGACGACACCGCGCAGGTCCTGACCGCCACCACCCGCCGCGTGGCGAGACTGGCCCGTGACCTGAGCGGCGAACAGAAAGCCCGCGCAGACGACATCCTGCTTGACCTGAACGCCGCCATCGACGGCGTGCGCCGCTTCGCGCGGAACCTGCGCCCCAGCGTCCTGGACGACCTGGGCCTGCTCCCGGCCCTGGAATGGCTGGCCACGCAGGCCCTGACCACCACCCGCCTGGAAGTCAGCGGCGCCGACCGCCGCCTGAGCCCCGCCACGGAACTCACGGTGTTCCGGCTGGCGCAGGAAGCCCTGAACAACGTCGACAAGCACGCCCGCGCCCACACCGCCGCCATCCGCGTGGCCTTCGGCGAGCCGCCGCAGGGCGGGGTGCGGGTCGCCATCACCGACGACGGCCGGGGGTTCACGCCCGAACAGGCCCACGCGCAGGCGCAGGCCGGACACCTGGGCCTGCTGGGCCTGCGCGAACGCGTGACCCTGGCCGGCGGCACCCTGGCCGTGCAGAGCGCCCCCGGGGAGGGCACCACCCTGACCTTCACCCTGCCCGGCTGA
- a CDS encoding ABC transporter substrate-binding protein, with the protein MNRNKIFGAVALTTLAMTLAACNNKENAGGGAGSTLVIQESADIPTLDPGTTYDTASGQVVENLYETLVGYKGNSLTELAPVLATEWTGNDAGTEYRFTLREGVKFHSGNDFTCADAEYTLRRNLVTNTADSGNWFIAESLLGTPANANDDKSITWQRITDAVKCDGNVLVLKLPKTDPAFLAKLAYIGQGIVDSKHATEIGEWDGTEATWKEAVGKDLAGSPLSQKPSGTGAYKLVGRDASSVSATAFDGYWGEQKPSIKNVVIQKIPEQAARIQAFLKGDADFIEEGGRSIISSQLQGKPGVSVLDDLPNTTASGFSMNENIAKGGALGSGKLDGQGIPANFFSDADVRRGFVAAFDVPTYIEQVQEGKGAPRNFLLPDSFPGYDTNIEAAAFDPEVAKAAFQRAWDGQVWENGFSVNVSYRAGSVTQQTAMELLKKNIESLNPKFKLNIVAKEWSELIKSDNAPKEAMILSAWAPDYADPDNFVTTFYASTGYYGPRLNVKDTQMDALITEARTTTDQARRDDLYAQIAKRGLDQAYYVVMPASPNVFTYRDNIGGVSESTYNPMIAFWAGTYWKNLTKS; encoded by the coding sequence ATGAACCGTAACAAGATCTTCGGAGCCGTGGCCCTGACCACGCTCGCCATGACGCTCGCCGCCTGCAACAACAAGGAAAACGCCGGGGGCGGCGCGGGCAGCACCCTGGTCATTCAGGAATCCGCCGACATTCCCACCCTGGACCCCGGCACCACCTACGACACCGCCAGCGGTCAGGTCGTCGAGAACCTGTACGAGACCCTGGTGGGGTACAAGGGCAACAGCCTGACCGAACTGGCGCCCGTGCTGGCCACCGAGTGGACCGGCAACGACGCCGGTACCGAGTACCGCTTCACGCTGCGCGAAGGCGTGAAGTTCCACAGCGGCAACGACTTCACCTGCGCGGACGCCGAGTACACGCTGCGCCGCAACCTCGTGACGAACACCGCCGACAGTGGCAACTGGTTCATCGCCGAGAGCCTGCTGGGCACGCCCGCCAACGCCAACGACGACAAGAGCATTACGTGGCAGCGCATCACGGACGCCGTGAAATGCGACGGTAACGTGCTCGTCCTGAAACTCCCGAAGACCGACCCGGCCTTCCTGGCGAAACTCGCGTACATCGGGCAGGGCATCGTGGACAGCAAGCACGCCACCGAAATCGGCGAGTGGGACGGCACCGAGGCCACCTGGAAGGAAGCCGTGGGCAAGGACCTGGCCGGCAGCCCCCTGTCGCAGAAACCCAGCGGGACCGGCGCGTACAAACTGGTTGGCCGGGACGCCAGCAGCGTCAGCGCTACCGCCTTCGACGGGTACTGGGGCGAGCAGAAACCCAGCATCAAGAACGTGGTCATCCAGAAGATTCCCGAGCAGGCCGCCCGCATTCAGGCGTTCCTGAAGGGCGACGCGGACTTCATCGAGGAAGGCGGGCGCTCCATCATCTCCTCGCAGTTGCAGGGGAAACCCGGCGTGAGCGTGCTGGACGACCTGCCTAACACCACCGCCTCGGGCTTCAGCATGAACGAGAACATCGCCAAGGGCGGCGCGCTCGGCAGCGGCAAACTGGACGGCCAGGGCATTCCCGCGAACTTCTTCAGTGACGCCGACGTGCGCCGCGGCTTCGTGGCGGCCTTCGACGTGCCCACGTACATCGAGCAGGTTCAGGAAGGCAAGGGCGCGCCCCGCAACTTCCTGCTGCCCGACTCGTTCCCCGGCTACGACACGAACATTGAGGCCGCCGCCTTCGACCCCGAGGTCGCCAAGGCCGCCTTCCAGCGCGCCTGGGACGGGCAGGTCTGGGAGAACGGCTTCAGCGTGAACGTCTCGTACCGTGCGGGCAGCGTGACCCAGCAGACCGCCATGGAACTCCTGAAGAAGAACATCGAGTCGCTGAACCCCAAGTTCAAGCTGAACATCGTGGCCAAGGAATGGAGCGAGCTGATCAAGTCCGACAACGCGCCCAAGGAAGCCATGATCCTGTCCGCGTGGGCTCCTGATTACGCCGACCCGGACAACTTCGTCACGACCTTCTACGCCAGCACCGGCTACTACGGCCCGCGCCTGAACGTGAAAGACACCCAGATGGACGCCCTGATCACCGAGGCCCGCACCACCACCGACCAGGCCAGACGCGACGACCTGTACGCGCAGATCGCCAAGCGCGGACTGGATCAGGCGTACTACGTGGTCATGCCCGCCTCCCCGAACGTCTTCACGTACCGTGACAACATTGGCGGCGTGAGCGAGAGCACCTACAACCCCATGATCGCCTTCTGGGCCGGCACGTACTGGAAGAACCTCACCAAGAGCTGA
- a CDS encoding response regulator: MLDADTLESGGARPITLLLVDDHPVVRKGTRELLESGADLRVIGEAGSGEEAIVKARALNPDVILMDVSMPGMNGIDATRAIKAERPGVGVLVLTSYDDDAYVFALLEAGAAGYLLKNASEDDLLGAVRAVAAGESALHPSVARKVLERFSAHTTPTPPEDDLSPRELEVLRVAATGRTNKEIARDLEISPRTVQVHLANIFSKLGVGSRTEAVLHGIKRGWIDPQTI; the protein is encoded by the coding sequence ATGCTTGACGCCGATACGCTGGAATCCGGGGGCGCGCGCCCCATCACGCTGCTGCTGGTCGACGACCACCCGGTGGTCCGCAAGGGCACGCGCGAACTGCTGGAATCGGGCGCGGACCTGCGCGTGATCGGTGAGGCCGGCAGCGGCGAGGAAGCCATCGTCAAGGCCCGCGCCCTGAACCCGGACGTGATTCTGATGGACGTCAGCATGCCCGGCATGAACGGCATCGACGCCACGCGCGCCATCAAGGCCGAGCGGCCCGGCGTGGGCGTGCTGGTCCTGACCAGTTACGACGACGACGCGTACGTGTTCGCGCTGCTGGAAGCCGGAGCGGCCGGGTACCTGCTGAAGAACGCCAGCGAGGACGACCTGCTGGGCGCCGTGCGGGCCGTCGCGGCCGGCGAGAGCGCCCTGCACCCCAGCGTGGCCCGCAAGGTCCTGGAACGCTTCAGCGCGCACACCACGCCTACCCCGCCCGAGGACGACCTGTCCCCGCGTGAACTGGAGGTCCTGCGGGTCGCCGCGACCGGCCGCACCAACAAGGAGATCGCGCGGGACCTGGAGATCAGCCCGCGTACCGTGCAGGTGCACCTGGCGAACATCTTCTCGAAGCTGGGCGTGGGCAGCCGCACCGAGGCCGTGTTGCACGGCATCAAGCGCGGCTGGATCGACCCGCAGACCATCTGA